From one Elusimicrobiota bacterium genomic stretch:
- a CDS encoding flagellar motor protein MotB, producing KQKTDLEAKIAALEQDNKNLSNSLNSTQSEKNKMISDLTANKHDLESKIKDLESQIAGLQKEKDEAIASMKKSYDNLVENMKSEINEGAIQITQLKNKLTVNMVDKVLFNSGEAEVTKKGRATLDKVGAVLKKITDKQIRIEGHTDNVPIKKEFQYKYPSNWELSTSRATNVARYLMDNTGINSKLVSVSGYADTRPVDTNDTPEGKTKNRRIEIVLIPLD from the coding sequence ATAAACAAAAAACTGATTTAGAAGCTAAAATAGCAGCTCTTGAACAGGACAATAAAAACCTTTCTAATTCTTTGAATTCTACTCAAAGCGAAAAAAACAAAATGATCAGCGATTTAACAGCAAATAAGCATGACCTTGAATCAAAAATAAAAGATCTGGAATCACAAATAGCAGGTTTGCAGAAAGAAAAGGACGAGGCTATCGCAAGCATGAAAAAAAGTTATGACAATCTTGTTGAAAATATGAAATCGGAAATAAATGAAGGTGCGATACAAATAACTCAGTTAAAAAACAAACTGACGGTTAATATGGTAGATAAAGTTCTTTTTAATTCGGGAGAAGCAGAGGTTACCAAGAAAGGCCGGGCAACTTTAGACAAAGTCGGAGCCGTATTAAAAAAGATAACTGATAAACAGATAAGGATTGAAGGTCATACGGACAATGTTCCTATAAAAAAGGAATTTCAATACAAATATCCTTCGAACTGGGAACTTTCAACATCAAGAGCGACAAATGTTGCAAGATATCTTATGGACAATACAGGGATTAATTCTAAACTTGTGTCAGTTTCAGGTTATGCGGACACGCGTCCGGTAGATACAAATGACACTCCTGAAGGAAAAACTAAAAACCGCAGAATAGAAATAGTGTTAATTCCTTTAGATTGA